The window CGACCTTAATGCCCGCATTCATTCTTCTCAGCTCGTCAATATGCTTAAAGCGAGCGCCATAGATCGTATCTGTTACAACGCTTGATCCTTCAGCTCTTGTTAAAAGTGAAGTAAACGGTTGCTGTAGATCGGTTGGAAAGCCTGGATAAACTAAGGTTTTAATGTCAACCGCTTTCAATTTATTCGGCGAACTGACAAACACTTGCTCATCACTTTCCTCGATATTTACACCCATTTCACGTAGCTTTGCAATAAGCGATTCCAGATGTTCAGGGATCACATTATCGATTAACAGACCGTCTCCTACAGCTGCGCCTAAAATTAAATAGGTACCTGCTTCAATTCGGTCAGGAATGATTGTATGTCGACAGCCATGCAGATTATCGACTCCATCAATTCGGATCACATCTGTGCCAGCACCTTTGATTTTTGCTCCCATATTTGTTAATAGTGTCGCAACATCAATGATTTCTGGCTCTTTTGCCGCGTTTTCGATAGTGGTCCGACCTTTTGCCCTTACGGCAGCAAGCATAATATTGATCGTGGCACCAACGCTGACAACATCAAGATAAATACGAGCTCCAATAAGCTCGTCGGCACGCAAATAAATAGCCCCCTGCTCATTGGTGACTTTAGCACCAAGGGCTTCAAAGCCTTTTATATGCTGATCAATCGGACGCGGACCAAGATGACAACCTCCTGGTAACCCAATGACCGCCTTTTTAAAGCGACCAAGCATTGCTCCCATTAAATAATAAGAGGCTCTTAGCTTTTTCACCTTTCCATTCGGCAAGGGCATGGAAATCATTGAGGATGGATCTACTGTCATTTCATTGTTCGAAAAATCAACGGTACCGCCAATCTCTTCTAAAAGCCCCTTTAAAATTTGAACATCTGAAATATCTGGTAAACCTTCAATTGTCACAGGCGAATCTGCCAAGATGGTTGCCGGTATTAAGGCAACGGCACTATTTTTGGCACCGCTAATTCGTACTGTACCTTTTAGCGGATAACCGCCTGCAATCTTAAGCTTTTCCATTGTTGACTCCCTTCTAAGCCATAAAGTGAAGTTGGGTGACCCTAAAGACGTATCATCATTCAAAAGCTTGTCTTCTTTTTTTACAAAATAAGAAAGTCTAAGCTTGTGAATTTAGATGAATGTCCGGTTCCAGCGCCTTAGAAACTACCGGCGCTTCCGCTTTTCTTTATGCCTATAATTCCAATATATATCTGAACCCAACACCTATTATACAGGTATCATTTTCCAATCGCAAAAGTCATTGCAAAAAAACACTAAAATTTTGCACACAAAAACATTCGTTTATCCTGAGAAACTGTATATTAACGGCCATTCCAGTCTTTTAAAAATGCTTCAATTCCTTGATCAGTTAACGGATGTTTTGTTAATTGTAAAATGACCTTCAAAGGAACTGTTGCAATATGAGCCCCTCTTAAGGCAGCTTCCGTTACATGTTGTGGGTGACGAATGGAAGCAGCAATGATTTCAGTTTCTAGTCCATGAACCGCAAAAATTTCGGCAATGGTCGAAACTAATTCTAAACCGTCATGACCAATATCATCTAGGCGACCAAGAAATGGTGAAACATATGTAGCACCCGCTCTTGCAGCAAGTAATGCTTGGTTTGCACTGAAAATAAGCGTAACATTCGTTTTGATTCCTGCTTGTGATAAAGCAAAGACTGCTTTTAAGCCGTCTGGAGTCATTGGGACTTTGACGGTAATGTTTGGTGCAAGCGCAGCAAGTTCTTTCCCTTCCTTAATCATTCCTTCTGCATCAAGGGCAATCACTTCCGCACTAACAGATCCAGGTACTAACGCCGCAATTTCACGAATGCGATCATGGAACGAAACATTTTTTTCTTTTGCAACAAGGGAAGGGTTTGTAGTCACCCCTGATAAAATACCTAAGGAATAGGCCTCACGAATCTCATCTATATTAGCTGTATCAATAAAAAATTTCATTTCTTTTTCCCCCAATCATAATGGTCTAAACGAAATATTTTGTTTTTTTAAAATGAATTGAAACCGCCACTAATAAAGGGCGGTTTCAATATCTATCTATACAACAGAATTAAGCTTTACCTGCAGATCCGAATTCACGGATTTTGCCAATAACAGTCGCTTTAATGGTATCACGTGCTGGTCCTAAATATTTACGTGGATCGTATTCATTAGGTTTTGCAGCTAATACTTCACGAACTGTTTTTGCGGAAGCAATTTGGTTT of the Bacillus sp. 1NLA3E genome contains:
- the fsa gene encoding fructose-6-phosphate aldolase, whose protein sequence is MKFFIDTANIDEIREAYSLGILSGVTTNPSLVAKEKNVSFHDRIREIAALVPGSVSAEVIALDAEGMIKEGKELAALAPNITVKVPMTPDGLKAVFALSQAGIKTNVTLIFSANQALLAARAGATYVSPFLGRLDDIGHDGLELVSTIAEIFAVHGLETEIIAASIRHPQHVTEAALRGAHIATVPLKVILQLTKHPLTDQGIEAFLKDWNGR
- a CDS encoding UDP-N-acetylglucosamine 1-carboxyvinyltransferase; the protein is MEKLKIAGGYPLKGTVRISGAKNSAVALIPATILADSPVTIEGLPDISDVQILKGLLEEIGGTVDFSNNEMTVDPSSMISMPLPNGKVKKLRASYYLMGAMLGRFKKAVIGLPGGCHLGPRPIDQHIKGFEALGAKVTNEQGAIYLRADELIGARIYLDVVSVGATINIMLAAVRAKGRTTIENAAKEPEIIDVATLLTNMGAKIKGAGTDVIRIDGVDNLHGCRHTIIPDRIEAGTYLILGAAVGDGLLIDNVIPEHLESLIAKLREMGVNIEESDEQVFVSSPNKLKAVDIKTLVYPGFPTDLQQPFTSLLTRAEGSSVVTDTIYGARFKHIDELRRMNAGIKVEGRSAIIHGPVQLQGAKVKASDLRAGAALVIAGLMAEGITEVTGLEHIDRGYSHLVEKLQGLGATVWREDLTKEEQEQLKNT